From the Lolium rigidum isolate FL_2022 chromosome 2, APGP_CSIRO_Lrig_0.1, whole genome shotgun sequence genome, one window contains:
- the LOC124690295 gene encoding uncharacterized protein LOC124690295: MDRRASFAAPSIRVRIPDQLPTLFEPQKAVPHVRTRSAAVEEVSSPERRLTVLALQLAVLEKAASRLGTLAFVWATVVLLGGFAITLGWTDFWCITGLLLIEGTRILGRSHELEWQHQATWRRHRPVSWAIVRAFSWMQLVSASACVSLSLIRLLHHHYGGSEEARTNRSAALNIFYGLALAEALLFLAEKALWQWKMGHRRLLERVAEDCNLADACGGEVAVRRFFYDSYSCCLNGSIFDGLHMDLVSYADDLVTAGSHDEQSLGVGILVSLAESDRFADVALRKIGVSAPTVERLIEMLSWKDSAEREVRRSAAVVVSMLTERKHIALRITGIPGAIESVASLLYADLDELNILGLSILNKLAHDHDNCDKIGNTRGLLDKIISYSSIDHGRLAPTTPRDMRLKAVKQSLRVVKRLAGTTGNTGKLLRRELTDIVFTVSNVREVLQHHDKKVQSELHQLAIEILTSLAMDEEAREVIGGTGGVVRVLVSMFLSPVAMADLRQADAIRVEAGEALAMLALESKNNCGAIIMALGGGVGRLVAALNDPVIIVGAARILHNLCSYAGDEWQIKLKGVTAGATKVLRTIMVEKEKVLNIFLGLAAQMVQFMEPRELKASLATASVVDTVLAGTLVQVLRQYSRPSMDVPRLRRYTIELAVAMMRSDARYVALFVELGMEGELRRVAGTTSQLECFNVFSGSVGLSRDTINVCSLVTSALELMKKD; the protein is encoded by the coding sequence ATGGATCGTCGTGCTAGCTTCGCTGCCCCGAGCATCCGCGTCAGGATTCCTGACCAGCTGCCGACGCTGTTCGAGCCGCAGAAGGCCGTGCCGCACGTGCGCACCCgctccgccgccgtcgaagaAGTGTCGTCTCCAGAGCGCCGCCTCACCGTGCTGGCCCTCCAGCTCGCCGTCCTCGAGAAAGCCGCGAGCCGTCTCGGCACGCTGGCCTTCGTCTGGGCCacggtcgtcctcctcggcgggtTCGCAATCACGCTGGGCTGGACCGACTTTTGGTGCATCACGGGCCTCCTCCTAATCGAGGGCACCCGCATCCTGGGCCGCAGCCACGAGCTGGAGTGGCAGCACCAGGCCACTTGGCGCCGACACCGGCCCGTGTCCTGGGCTATTGTGCGCGCCTTCTCATGGATGCAGCTCGTCTCCGCCTCGGCGTGCGTGTCCCTCTCCCTCATCCGCCTCCTCCACCATCACTATGGCGGTAGTGAGGAGGCCCGCACCAATCGGAGCGCCGCGCTGAACATCTTCTACGGCCTGGCGCTTGCTGAGGCACTCCTGTTCCTCGCCGAGAAGGCGCTGTGGCAGTGGAAGATGGGCCACCGACGCCTTCTCGAGCGCGTCGCCGAGGACTGCAACCTTGCTGACGCCTGCGGGGGCGAGGTCGCCGTCCGCCGCTTCTTCTATGACTCCTACTCATGCTGCCTCAACGGTAGCATCTTCGACGGCCTTCACATGGACCTCGTCTCCTACGCCGACGACCTCGTCACCGCGGGCTCCCACGATGAGCAGAGCCTTGGCGTCGGCATCCTCGTCTCTCTCGCCGAGTCTGACCGCTTCGCCGATGTCGCGCTCCGTAAGATAGGCGTTTCTGCGCCCACCGTCGAGAGGCTCATCGAGATGCTAAGCTGGAAGGACTCCGCGGAGAGGGAGGTCAGGCGATCGGCGGCGGTAGTGGTGTCCATGCTCACAGAGAGGAAGCACATCGCCCTCCGCATCACCGGCATCCCCGGCGCTATCGAGTCGGTCGCCTCGCTTCTCTACGCTGACCTCGACGAGCTCAACATCCTCGGCCTCTCCATCCTCAACAAGCTGGCTCACGACCACGATAACTGCGACAAGATCGGCAACACGCGCGGCCTCCTCGACAAGATCATCTCCTACTCCAGCATCGACCATGGGCGCCTGGCCCCGACGACGCCGAGGGACATGAGGCTCAAGGCAGTGAAGCAGTCGCTCCGGGTGGTGAAGAGGCTGGCGGGGACGACAGGGAATACCGGGAAGCTGCTCCGGAGGGAGCTAACCGACATCGTCTTTACCGTGAGCAATGTCAGGGAGGTGCTGCAGCACCATGACAAGAAGGTCCAGTCCGAGCTGCACCAGCTGGCCATTGAGATACTGACGAGCCTTGCCATGGACGAGGAGGCGAGGGAGGTCATCGGCGGGACGGGTGGCGTGGTGAGAGTGCTTGTCTCCATGTTCTTGTCTCCAGTGGCGATGGCAGATCTTCGACAGGCAGACGCGATCCGGGTGGAGGCTGGCGAGGCGCTCGCGATGCTGGCCCTGGAGAGCAAGAACAACTGTGGCGCGATCATAATGGCTCTTGGGGGAGGGGTCGGGAGGCTCGTTGCCGCGCTTAACGACCCTGTTATCATCGTCGGTGCCGCCAGGATCCTGCACAACCTATGCTCCTATGCTGGCGACGAATGGCAGATCAAGCTGAAAGGAGTCACGGCCGGCGCCACCAAGGTGTTGAGGACAATCATGGTGGAGAAGGAGAAGGTCCTCAACATCTTCCTCGGGCTTGCGGCGCAGATGGTCCAGTTTATGGAGCCAAGGGAGCTCAAAGCAAGCCTCGCCACGGCGAGCGTGGTGGACACGGTCCTGGCGGGGACGCTGGTGCAGGTGCTGCGTCAGTACAGCCGCCCGTCCATGGACGTGCCTCGACTCCGCCGGTACACCATCGAGCTCGCTGTCGCCATGATGCGGTCGGATGCTCGCTACGTGGCCCTGTTCGTCGAGCTCGGGATGGAGGGCGAGCTGAGACGCGTCGCTGGAACCACATCGCAGCTCGAGTGCTTCAATGTCTTCTCCGGAAGCGTAGGGCTCAGTCGAGACACCATCAATGTTTGCTCGCTCGTCACGTCGGCGTtggagttgatgaagaaggaCTGA